The nucleotide sequence GAATATATCCTTAGCGACCATGAGAAATAACTTTGTTCCAAAAAAGGTTGAAGTTTTCGTATGGAGAGCAAAGCGAGAACGATTGCCCGTTTTATGTGAACTAGACAAACGGGGAATTGATCTTCATTCCACTCTTTGCCCTTTTTGTGATGGGGACATTGAATCGGTGAGACACTCACTGTTTTCGTGTTCGAAGGTTCGAGAAATTTGGGAAAAGGTCCGAGATTGGTGGGGTTTTGATTCGGTTGGTCTATCTTTTGAAAATCTTCTTTGTGGTGTTGTCCCCTCATGTTGCACGGAATTAGGTAGCAAATTATGACAAGCGGTTGAGTGGATTTGCGTCTatcttatttggaaaaataggaatAAAAAAGTTTTCAAGAAGACTTCATGGACCACTCCAAATGCGCTTAGTGAGATTCAAGCAAAGAGTTATGATTGGGTTGCGAAGCGTTGTAAAAAGAGAAAGATCGAATGGCACGAATGGTTGCATAATCCACGCGCTTTACTTATGTAATTATTTCTAACGTTTTTTTGTGGTGCGCTTCACTCATGTAAATTATTTAGGCGTAGGATTCTAACTCAGCATCTCTACGCTTTGCGatgtaattaactttgtacatgtgATTTTTTCGAGGAATAAAATCTTtctgctgttcaaaaaaaaaaaaaataagcaaaTAGATAGATGTTATAGAACATATACACGTTATAttgactataataataataatgttattttgtTTACAAAAGCTTCTTACTAAATAAGCAAAAGATGTTGCATGGAGTGGTTCTACTTGCAAAATATTGtcctataaaaatatcaaaatatctTCTGCTCCTTGTAGCTGCAACTGGTTCAATTTTCAACCTGCAATATGTATATCAAAAGCTAATACATTAACATACTTGTTCTTGTTACCCAGTTCTTTTTTTCTGTTCCTTCCTGTCACCGATGCTCCTGTTAACAAAAATATACAATTGATTTTAGTTTAGATAGTTTGTTCAGAATATGACCTGACTGATCCTTTAATCCGCATTATAATCAATAGGAATAGTATGTAGATCGACTATAGTTGAAGCAGGAATAAACAACGATAAATTAAGAAACTAAAACTCTGGTTAAAGACTAAATTAAAAAAATAGATAGGAAAAGACACAGTAACAACATGTTTTAAAATTATGATAACCAAAAATAAGAAAACCAACCATGTTCGAAACAACATGTTATAAAATTATGATAACCAAAAATAAGAAAACCAACCATGTCTCGAACGTGGGTGTAAGGTAAAGAGTATACAGCTCACTCATATGGGTCAGTCTACGGTAATTATGACAGTAATTTAGACGGTAATATTGACATTTTTTTTTACATACTTCCCTTGTTATCTCCACATCAAAAACATCATCGACACTCAACATCAATGAGTGTTCAAAACCCAATCAAATTGTTTTTCAAAACCCACACATAATAATTGCTCAAAAGCCTAATTTTTTGATTTCACGATCTAGTTATCGTCAAAACCAAAAATCAAAATAACAAATGTTCTATATACGATTTCGATTTTAGGTACCTTGAATTTGCAACAGGTAGTCAACATGAGGCTATCAATCATTCCAAGTAAAGCCCTCGGGGACATTTCCCGGCTAATGTAACACACATGGCGTTCACTCCACATATGTCATGGATGTTGTTTCTCAAACAACAAAAAGACGAACTAAAAGTAAACATGACCTGCAAAATAAGGACGACAACAATAAACTACAAAAGTATACAAACAAAAGAAGAATCGAAGAAAACAAACCTTAATACCTTCGATGAAGGATGAGGGCTGAAACCTGACATGTAAAGACCATGAAagcaaaaaagaaaaataaaataaaaaatcaggTATTACCTTTAccttatatacatatttaattgaACGTCGGTCTATGTTCTTTAAAGTTGATTTCGGATGTCGTGAAGCAAAATCTGAAATCAAGaacaaaataacaacaacaacaataaataacaattttataaaaaaaaataaaaaaaattcatatcttcgaCGAAGAATCTAGTCAAAAGCTTAGATGTAAAGAAGATAAGAGGAAAAAGAAAAGGTGAAAAAAAATAGATTTGTGGGATCACCAATAAAGAAACTGCATGAACACTCCACAACCACCTAATGACACGTGTGTGAGGAGTAACCAAACAttgaatattaaaaacaaaaacagATAAAAATTCCAACCAAAAGTGAATCAATAAAACTATCGGAAAAAGGGAAACGATCATACCTGAGTTGCAGATAAAGCGGAATATATGAATACGACACGAAAACAATTGAACATtagacccaaaaaaaaaaaaaaaaaaaaaaacctaaccaATCAACCAGTAAATTAAGCATGGAAATCAATAAACACATAGAAGATATTACGCGTATAGAAAGAGCAGATGGAAAAACCTAATAACCGTACCTGTGAAAATCACAGGGAATAAGAAATCGAGGCAGAGCAAGAAAGGCACGAGTTTTGGCgcgcaaaaaaaaaaataataagaacagcaAAGGTTAAAACGTTGAAGACGATAAACAGGATGAACACGTGGACGACATGCGTGAGATACGTCCGATAAGATTTTACACCGGTGCAAGTTTATTTGCTGCGATACTTGACCTCAAAATATCCAATTTATATATATTCCTTTATTCTTAAGCAGCCGAAAAAAAAGAAAAGCAAAAAAGTTGAATAGTTGGTGGCCCAATAGGAAGGCTGGGTTAAATGTATGGCCCAATGAGGAATGAGCTTACTCGGGTAGAGATAGGGTAATTATGTTGTTTGATATAAAAATTATGTTTATCACCACAGGTTTTTCGCACACAAAGccaattaaatacgtatttattattattattttttggcaaaaaaacTTTAATTTTATAAAACTCGAGCTTCATCAAAAAGATGAAAACCCGCAACAAAGATACAAAACAAGACACCGAGGCCCGCACATGACTAAACAACCACCTAACATGCTAACATTAAAGAACTAAGAAATCAAAATAGTTCATAAacctacaacattagccttttatAGTACCTTTTTTCTTAACTTTAAACTCCTTTTTCAAAGTTTCGGAAGCGCCTTCGAATTAAGCAGTTTACCTTCCACCCTAGTACATCCTTCAAGATTTTTCGCCACCTCCTCAAAAAAACTAGTAGCCAAATCCTAATACTTATTTCCTTAACTATAGGTTTTTCACCAAAATTAAATTGCTACGACATAGTGTTGTTTAATACAAAAATTATGTTTATTGTTTAAGGGTGTTGATTCGTACACCACTAAAAttatccatacaccactaaatgtgcaatacagtgttgtactgtacaaatcTCTAAAacatatttagtggtgtatggataaTTTCAAGTGATGTACGAATGTCGTTCCCCATTGTTTAATCCTACAAAATTACGGGTAATCTGTCTTTAGTTTATTTATCGTTTGTGGGGACAGAATGTTTAATACAAAATGAAAAACAGTGGAATACATATGTTTCTGTGGGGACAAAGCTAGACGAAATCGATGATGAACTATGAGACACACAAAGCCGACATATGGGTCCCACAATCCACTATCCCCACCCCCAAAATGTTCAGTTTTTTGCTCCAAATTCATCATAATCCCCTGTTTACTACACCTCTTTCTTTCTTTCATCAAAGCTTCAATCTTTCTTTGTAAAATTCAATCTTTTTTCATCAAGTTCTAACCTTTCTTAAAAAATGAATGTTACCCTTGGTTTATTAGGTCATACTGGTGGCGAtggtggtggtgggggtggtggtgatggtgtgcCTTCTGGTGGGTCAACTACTGCAAGGTCAATTTTGACTGGGTCAAAAGAAAATGGTACTACTGAGGTTAGCTCATCGTACCCTGATGAAAATTTAGATGGTCTTGAATTGGGACTTGGGTTAAGTATTGGTGGTTGTGGTGGGTTGAAATCAAAAGGGGTGGTGGTGGCTAATGGTGGTTGGGGTCCATATGCAAGAATCTTGACTGCAAAAGATTTTCAAGTTTCTAAACCTAATCctagttcttcatcatcttctgttaATATCCCAAATTTATCTAGCTCTGGTACTAAAAGAACAGCAACTGATTCTGTTTATCCTCCTAATGGAACTAGGTATGAATTTATTTACTTATTTTGTTATTTTTACTGTCTGTAGTGTTTAGAGTAAACCAACAAAACCCTTTTTATAGTTTGTTGTATACTTGTGTTTTGACtgatttatttataaaagtttaagaCTTGTTGAGTAATTCATTAGTTTGTGGATATTGGATGCTTCTGTTATGCATTTATTATCTTCAATTTTTATCCCCCTTTCAAAAGAAGAAAtgcatttttttctttctttctgaaTTTATTAGAACCCTCTAGGTCTATAGATTAGTTTTTGTGTGAATCTTGGGAAAAAAATTCATCAACCACACTTTTGTATCTGATGGTGTGGGAAAAACTGATTATTGACATAAATGTAAATTACTATCTAAATTTAAGCACATGTTCAATGGCTCTTTCAGTATCAGAACTTAATGGGgtcatgaattttttttttcccgtactaattatatttgaatactATTTTAGTGCTTGTTTATCTTCAGAACAATTACAAATTTAAAAAATATAGAGTTCGAGTAGTTAAATTAGTGGTGTAAActataaatttaaaaaatatatgggGTGTTATAGTTAAATTTAGTAGTGTCCTATACAAAATTAAaggatattttatataaaataatttcAAACTAGTTGTGTTCCGTGACTCTGCATGCTATAACCTATACTCGCCAGTGCACATGTTCATAGTGTATGTGTATGAATCAAAACATCAAGACATTTCCTTAGAGTATGTGTATGAATCCTGAAAGATcatattttttcatgattttacgtCATATATAACGAGGCTAATTTGTGTTTTGAATTTGTGTAAATGAAGTGTGGTTGGGTGGCCTCCTGTAAGTAAAGCAAGGATTCCTAGTTTGGCTAACCAGATCAAGTCACCAACCGAAAACCTCATGAAAACAACCGAACAAACCAAAAGTAAGAACCAAATGATTGGAATGAAAGATTCTTCTAATGAAAGAAAAGTAATATCCAACACGAAGTATCGGTCAATAAAAGTCAACATGGACGGAAGTTTGATCGGAAGGAAAGTTGATCTCGTTGCTCACACCTCGTATGAGATGTTGGCTCTAACTTTAGAAGAAATGTTCTTCGGAAGAAGTAAGTAGGCCCCACTTCAAAACGATAtgagtttgtttcttaatttcttCTATCAATTTAGGTTTTGTTTGATTTTCTTTAAATCAATTTGATCTTTCGAAATATCATTTACTTAAATGATTGATTCATTTATATTTGTTTATTATATGTTTATAGGGTCAAGCGCAGATGCCGCAAAACCTTCAAGATTGTTGAATGGAACATCGGAATTTGTTCTCACTTATGAAGACAAAGACGGAGATTGTATGCTTGTCGGAGATGTTCCTTGGCAGTATGATTTCGTAACTTTCAGTTTTTTAAATActgaacaattaaaaataaaaacaggTTAGGGAAACGGGTCAAATGGGGTTTGAGTTACTCAAAACGTATATGCAATGCATAATCCTCTGAAATCATCttatataaatgaaaataatataaatttagTAATTATATTGCATTCACTATATATTTATAAAGTAAAGATCAATACTTGTGGACGAAACCAATTCTAGGTCAAGCCAACTAATGTGATCTGTATCAAAATGACCCATTTCGACCCATTTCAAAACCTGCCTGACCCATTTATTTTTGGCATCTAATTTGTTTGGATATAGTTTGACATCTGCTTCACAAACTGATTTCAGGATGTTTATTAGCTCGGTTAAGAGGCTGCGTATCATGAAAAACTCGGAGTCTAATGAGTTTAGTTCTGAATTATCAACAAAACAACAACAGAACTGATGCTGTGTAATGATATACATATAAACTGTCTTTTTTTTGTTAGATAAACTCTAGCCAAAGTAAGTGCTTGTTAAATGGTAGAAAGAGAGTAATGATTTGGTCGATGCGTTTGGTTTTGTTCTTAGTAATAGTAAGCATACAAAATGCACAAGTCACTGTTCTATGATATTGTAATTAGATTATGAAATTTACTATGAATGAATGAAAGAATTAGGGGTTATCAGTTCATTTGTGTAATTTTGGATGTGTGACTTTTTGCTGATTGAGATTGTTTGTTGTTCACCCTTAACAATGGGTGGGCATAAACAAGCCAATTCGACTTTGATTAGACTTAAGCTCGGCTCGTTTTGAGCCTAGTATAATAGAAAGCTTGACCCCGACTCGTATTTGAAATCGTTTCGAACGTATTATGTTTTTGGTATATATTTTTGAGCTATAATGTGATTCGAAAGTATAAAAGAATAGTTTAATGTATATAATAATGTAAATGGAGAACTCATTTAAGGGTATGCTTTGATATGAGCTTTTATCTTCTAGTTTTTATTAATAAAACTCACATATAACAAAACGTTTCGTTTGGTTGAAAGCTTTTAAAGCTTTTAAACGGAGGGAAAAAACAAGAAATTAACAGATTATATGACGTTTGAAAAAAGCTGCTAACTTTTTGTCATTTTATTCTTTATTTTAACAGTTATGCTAAATACCTAACTACATATAAAaagctaacaactactagttaattTTACCAAATATATTCTAAGCTTGAACGCTAATTTTAGCGTAATATAAGCTCAAGTTTGCTTATCAAGCGAGCTCCAAACTATATTCAAGGCTTCAAGCTCAAACTCAAGACTCAAATCGAGCTTTAAAAGAATTGAAATCAACTAAAAAGAAAATAAACATTCCAATAAAAATGGATCCATTAATCATTTTATACAACAATATTTGAACAATTCAAGAAACTGCTTGCAAACTACAACCCAAGAATTCATCCAACCAATGACACAAACTTCACAGTTGCATACAAATCTACAATTCCACAACCAAAACCATGAAATAATCAAAGAACACAAAATGGGTGACAGCCCTTTTATAATATTAAAGGCTCAACCCTAGCCATTACTAATAATCTGGCTATAAATTACCATTACCACTCACTGTTATTTTCAATCAGTATATATGTACTTTATTTATCTCTGTATAAAGGTGGCGAGTTGGGTCTCAATTTACGCCCAAAATGAAGGCGTGAATCTCAGCCCAACTAGAAACCGTGTAAAGAGTACCAGAAAGACCTTTCCAACAAGGACAACCGTCTTCGATTAACTCTCTTTGTTTCTTCACCAAACCAGAAAACAACGGGACAAATGAAAACCCGAATAAACTTCCAAGTTTCAACAAATTTGCACTTGGTGAAATTACGACTCCTATATCTGCTGTTAGCAGGCATAGTAATTCTTCTATAGAACCTCCTATGTAAACCGACAAGTTTCTGCCTTTGTTATAATTGGAGTTTTTGCAGATATCgttgaaagtttgtagcttttcaATCGGACATTGCACTTTTGTCAAGATTTCTCCAGTTGATATCGAATCAATGAAGAGTAACTCATTTGAATGGACATTCGGATATTTTGAATCTCCTGTTCACAAAAGATAATCAAAATGGATCTAGATTATCTATATGATTGTGCATATACATTAAAGGTGAAACTAACAGGTTGAAAAACGTTTTTGTTTTCAGGATTATCATaaaatatcaaagtaacaaataggATACAAGTCAAACAGGTTGAAAAATACTTTTGTTCATTAAATTGCATAAAACCTCCAAAGTTGGTTGACTAATATGATGATAATTTAGTTTTCAACACCATATATAacacaacatttttttttttttttcctttttattgtcaaaAAATATAAAAAAGGATGGTGAGCGTGTTTTTGTAGGTAGGCCTAGCCTGGTTTGATGAGCACAAAATTGACACAGTTTGATTAGTTACCCAACCAATCCAAAGTTCCAACCCACCCAATTTGCCACCTCTAACATAAATACACAAGCAGTGAGCCAGTGAATACTAATATCACTAGAGGGGGCGAAATGGGCGGGTCAGGTATCTGATCAAATGGGGTCTGGTCAGGTTGGCCTATTACCACCTTTAATTCTTTTTTTGAGTtcaattaattactaaattatgaTCACAAAATCAAACTAGAAAAACTAACAATGTACTTTAGTTATTTAGTAACTTAACCATTTGATCCACATGAGACATTAGTTAAGCCAAATGGGCCTGTTTTCAAGTAAATggtagaaataaaaaataaataaataaataaaaaacctgAGTGGAAGGCAGAGCGAATGAGATCGCCAGACCAACAATAGGAAAGTATATGAGCATCTATCGCAACGCCTTTTGTCTTTTCGATCTCTTTAAAGAATTCTAAACAACCGTCTTGGAAAACAAGATGTTCCCCGGCCCACTTTATGTCATCCATTTGCAATCCTTTCAAAATACCCGAACTACCCATTCTTAAGTTTCCCGCCTTCTCCACATCCGTTAATTGCCCAAGTGCGTTACGCAAGCTTTCAAAGTCGAATTTTGTGACTGCTTGATGATAACAGAACACACAATTAAAGACACATAATTTTAAACAAATTCTTTAAATCACATATGCCACATTATAGGACTGAAGTTTGACTACGCAGTATTAGGGGTGTTCAAAGTCGGATGTTCGAAAATTTGGAGACTGAATTATACCTTTATCCCTTTGCATAATTCTGTCAAGACACTGTtcatattcatcaacatattgctTAAGAAGACTGCTCGAAATATCCCGACGATTATCCAAAAAAGTTCCGTCACCAACGTCTTCGTATCCATTTGACTTTACAACCTTTGATGATTTTATAATTGCCACATCAGCTAAAAGCGCGCATGAATCAACAGCACTACACGTCATGTCAAAACCACTACATATGATAACATTGTGTTCATCATTACCATGAGCTCGATATAAGGGTACAATAGTCTTTTGGAAAATCGGTTGAGCCGAGAAAAAATTAACTTGAAGTTTCATAGCATTTTGATAGACCGTTTCTACAAAATGAAGCTCTTCACCAGTCAATGATACGGTCAATTTATCAAACAGTTCTTCAATCTGTGATGCTAAAGCCtaaaattggagaaaaattaacatAAGGCGTTAGTTTCTTAATTGATCAATGGAGCGATTTCAAACAGTTTTTAGCGTAACTATATTAACTGAAAGATGAAAGGACAATGGGTTAAACgcgttgaaaatcgcccaaagtttaTTTGTAATTCACGCAATCTCCAATTAGTTTCCAATTTTATATTCAAAGATTTAGATTTAGGTGCTACTTGTTTTTAAGATGTTTTGTCTGATGATCTGCGAAGAAGATGCGGCATTAATGTATGTATGCTGAATAGTGAAAACTGAAAAGGCTGTTTGTTTTTTGTCTGCACAATAACTTAATCATGTTTGCGTCACtaagaagcatatttctaagtctgcgagttTGCAGACTAtttaagacattattttatcttatgtcttcagaaaaacaaacagtTTGCAgccgcagacataagacataataagatttGAGACTGAAAAACAAACACCACCTTAGATCATCATTGTAACTTTCAGCAAATAAATATTGTGCTTTTTTATTTGTAGATCTTTTTTTTAATGGATGAATATGTTTTGTATGCCATTCTGTTCAAATCTACCCCTACTAGAAAAGTGTGTTTCAACGTGAACCCATTTGCCCCATTAAACAACCCGCCTATCTTGCCACCTCTAATATTCAAGTCTGCAAGTTCCGCGAAAACAAACGCTAACCTCAAATTTCTGAGAAGCAAGACTATCAATCCATTTCTTGTAAAGATGAATATTTTCATCGGGTTCAAGGACCGCTTGAATCTCCTTACTTAAAAACGATTGAATCCTCATCGAAGGTGCCATGGCAGCAAGTGCATACGCAGAAAGCTTCGTTTTCTCAAACGGAGTTGCGAATTTACCGGGAAATTTTTCTCTTACCGATTTTCCTGAAGCTGTTGCCAGCAAAAAATCGGTATATTTGATCATTGCACGATCTGATATCCCTGCTGGAAGTTCAAATCCCCATTCCTACATGATTATGTACTAATTAAACACGAACTTTTGATCTAGAGGTTGAAGACGCATAATAGGGCACCATAAATGTGCATCAATAGATTGTACAGTACAACATGTTGATGCATATCCATGGTGGATAGAACAAAAAAAAAATGGTGGATTTATCACCACCCCGCATAATAACATCACAATTATGCTTATCAAAGTTTATATATACCGTTAAAAACGGATTCTTTTTCGTTTTTACTTTTTAAGGAACCGGAACAAGAAGGTTGTTTAAACCACTGAAGAAATGTACTTTTTCCGTACTTTACGATCAGAAGGTGATTTGTTCCTTTTATGATCGATAAAATTTGGCTGTCCGATATGAACAATTTGATAAAGATGGGTACTTCCATTTTTCCTTCCAAATTcgataatataataaaaaaaaacccACAATCAATATATTGGAATTTGATTGAAACATACTTGTACAATTGATTGAAACATGGCCATTTTCCTTAACACATGTTTTCTAATCTTCCGAATTACAGTCTTATCCTCGTCATCATCTGAAAATTCTTCTGCCATCTCAAACCTACATTCCCAAAAATTCAAAATATTTAGCTACACACACATAATCATCAACAATAACATCTATACAAAACTTATATCAATTAACCATCTACAAACTTACGCTTCGGCTGACGCTTGAAGAAACCGAAGATCCTGAGATATACAATGAAGAAAAGAACCAGAATCCAGTTTCCCAGATGCTAATGATAATATGTAAGGAGTATATATTGCGAATATCGATTCAGTTATCGATTTTGTCCATAAACTTTTGGCCATCCCACCTTCATCTCTAATCATTAAACCCCCcatttcaaagattattattattattataaccgaaAGTTTTAAGGACATGAACTTATCATCTCAAAATGATAAAATTAGGTAAAACCCCAACATCACACATCAACTCTAAGGAATACAGTACTACTAACCTATTAGGGAAGGATAACATTAAAATCTATACCAAACTCAAAACTTGAAAAAAGTGGACTTTAGGCCTAAAAATTTAAACTTTTTACTTTCAACAATTAGaagaattaaattaaattaaaccctggATCAAATAACACCTACCTTAAACACAAGTGAAACAATTGATGACCCAATACATTCAATTTCAATCCCAATTCAAATAATTTAAAGTGTAATGAATTTTAAATAAAGCTTTGAACTTTTTGCTTTCTTTTCAAAAGTTGGAAAAATCCAATAAGACCCTAGATCAAATAACACCTACCTTAAATACAGTTAAAGAATCAAAGACCTTTTATGTTCAAGTTAAACCCAAATTTGAATAATCTACAGAAACATTAATTTTAGGACaaaaactttaattattgtcaaagactcaaagctgaaaaaaaaaaataaaaccccACATGAAATAACACCTTCCTTAAATAAAAATGGATAAACTGAGACAATATACATTAAAGATTCAACCTTTAGGACGCGTAGTTGAAAGTTTCACAAGAAACTGGGGACTTGCATTTATTATAATTTGTGGGGAAATTAATTTTGAAAATGAAATTGATCTGGTCGCCGGCGATTAGTTGATAAACGGGTGATGGATGTTTAACTGCCGACATGGGAGATTCATGAATTGAATTGAATCAAATCAAGTCGTTGTTAATTGCTGAAACTTTTGAAGTCAACGATTTTGACTTTTGAGCAGGGAAAGAGGGAAAATAGATTATGGTTATTAACAGGTTTTATTTTTTAACCAGAAATAACCGGGTGAAAAAAGAAAAAGggaaaaaaataatactaaaacgTCATTTATTTCGGAGAAGTACTATTTATTCATGGTGGCTATTATATGTATTGTTAATGTTAATGAAAAAATTACTTGGTTGGTCATCAAGATTTTTCTTATCTATCTTTTATTTCAATTTCAATTTGGTTGGTCAATCACTCGGTCACTCTTATTAGCGACCGTTAATAAATCCGATTAAATCTTGCACATAAGGGATTTTCCGTCATTTTAATTGTTTCTCTTGACTTTCTCTTTCTTTTTTCATTCCTTTTTTTTTCTTAATTATGCCTACAACTCTATCAATCTCAAATTCACCATTACCACATTTAAAATTACTAGAGCACGAAattataaatacatatagaagATAAAAAATAAATTCAATACAAAGATAACATTTAACCGTTTTGAATAAATCTACTAAACTAATCAATTGAGTTTGACAAAACACACAAATGCTCTATATAACCTTTTATATAACCTTTAAGAACTAACAAAAGAAGCAAAAATTTACTTGCTGTAATAA is from Rutidosis leptorrhynchoides isolate AG116_Rl617_1_P2 chromosome 10, CSIRO_AGI_Rlap_v1, whole genome shotgun sequence and encodes:
- the LOC139872358 gene encoding bifunctional TH2 protein, mitochondrial-like isoform X1 — its product is MSLKLSVIIIIIIFEMGGLMIRDEGGMAKSLWTKSITESIFAIYTPYILSLASGKLDSGSFLHCISQDLRFLQASAEAFEMAEEFSDDDEDKTVIRKIRKHVLRKMAMFQSIVQEWGFELPAGISDRAMIKYTDFLLATASGKSVREKFPGKFATPFEKTKLSAYALAAMAPSMRIQSFLSKEIQAVLEPDENIHLYKKWIDSLASQKFEALASQIEELFDKLTVSLTGEELHFVETVYQNAMKLQVNFFSAQPIFQKTIVPLYRAHGNDEHNVIICSGFDMTCSAVDSCALLADVAIIKSSKVVKSNGYEDVGDGTFLDNRRDISSSLLKQYVDEYEQCLDRIMQRDKVTKFDFESLRNALGQLTDVEKAGNLRMGSSGILKGLQMDDIKWAGEHLVFQDGCLEFFKEIEKTKGVAIDAHILSYCWSGDLIRSAFHSGDSKYPNVHSNELLFIDSISTGEILTKVQCPIEKLQTFNDICKNSNYNKGRNLSVYIGGSIEELLCLLTADIGVVISPSANLLKLGSLFGFSFVPLFSGLVKKQRELIEDGCPCWKGLSGTLYTVSSWAEIHAFILGVN
- the LOC139873060 gene encoding auxin-responsive protein IAA12-like, encoding MNVTLGLLGHTGGDGGGGGGGDGVPSGGSTTARSILTGSKENGTTEVSSSYPDENLDGLELGLGLSIGGCGGLKSKGVVVANGGWGPYARILTAKDFQVSKPNPSSSSSSVNIPNLSSSGTKRTATDSVYPPNGTSVVGWPPVSKARIPSLANQIKSPTENLMKTTEQTKSKNQMIGMKDSSNERKVISNTKYRSIKVNMDGSLIGRKVDLVAHTSYEMLALTLEEMFFGRRSSADAAKPSRLLNGTSEFVLTYEDKDGDCMLVGDVPWQMFISSVKRLRIMKNSESNEFSSELSTKQQQN
- the LOC139872358 gene encoding bifunctional TH2 protein, mitochondrial-like isoform X2, producing the protein MAEEFSDDDEDKTVIRKIRKHVLRKMAMFQSIVQEWGFELPAGISDRAMIKYTDFLLATASGKSVREKFPGKFATPFEKTKLSAYALAAMAPSMRIQSFLSKEIQAVLEPDENIHLYKKWIDSLASQKFEALASQIEELFDKLTVSLTGEELHFVETVYQNAMKLQVNFFSAQPIFQKTIVPLYRAHGNDEHNVIICSGFDMTCSAVDSCALLADVAIIKSSKVVKSNGYEDVGDGTFLDNRRDISSSLLKQYVDEYEQCLDRIMQRDKVTKFDFESLRNALGQLTDVEKAGNLRMGSSGILKGLQMDDIKWAGEHLVFQDGCLEFFKEIEKTKGVAIDAHILSYCWSGDLIRSAFHSGDSKYPNVHSNELLFIDSISTGEILTKVQCPIEKLQTFNDICKNSNYNKGRNLSVYIGGSIEELLCLLTADIGVVISPSANLLKLGSLFGFSFVPLFSGLVKKQRELIEDGCPCWKGLSGTLYTVSSWAEIHAFILGVN